In Thalassophryne amazonica chromosome 14, fThaAma1.1, whole genome shotgun sequence, one DNA window encodes the following:
- the gja5a gene encoding gap junction protein, alpha 5a: MGDWSLLGNFLEEVQEHSTSVGKVWLTVLFIFRILVLGTAAESSWGDEQSDFLCDTQQPGCTNVCYDSAFPIAHIRYWVLQIVFVSTPSLIYMGHAMHTVRQEEKCKRKEQEQREEAGGDLQEEKEYLQQKETRSEVIYDGTSHVRLKGALLQTYILSILIRTLMEVTFIVVQYMIYGVFLKALYLCKAWPCPNPVNCYMSRPTEKNVFIVFMLVVAGVSLLLSVLELYHLGWKSAQRCIRNKVLQKNNCRAVTIPALEPQTPPRPSVSCTPPPNFSQCLAPPGSINTITSLASHPFNNRMALQQNSVNLATERHHSCDNVENETDFLRMNYDQVPTELPNSCSPSSLLHSGYLRDKHRLSKTSGGSNRARQDDLAV, encoded by the coding sequence ATGGGGGACTGGAGTCTCCTGGGAAACTTCCTAGAGGAGGTCCAGGAACACTCCACATCTGTGGGGAAGGTCTGGCTTACCGTCCTCTTCATCTTTCGCATCCTGGTGCTGGGCACAGCGGCCGAGTCCTCCTGGGGGGATGAGCAGAGTGACTTCCTGTGCGACACACAGCAGCCCGGTTGCACCAACGTGTGTTACGACAGCGCCTTCCCCATCGCCCACATCCGCTACTGGGTGCTGCAGATTGTCTTTGTCTCCACACCATCCCTCATCTACATGGGACATGCCATGCACACGGTGCGCCAAGAGGAGAAATGCAAAAGGAAGGAGCAAGAGCAGAGAGAAGAAGCTGGGGGAGACCTACAGGAGGAGAAGGAGTATCTCCAACAGAAAGAGACCAGGAGCGAGGTGATATATGACGGGACCAGCCATGTTCGTTTGAAAGGAGCACTACTGCAGACTTACATCCTGAGTATCTTGATCCGCACGCTGATGGAGGTGACGTTCATCGTGGTGCAGTACATGATCTACGGGGTATTCCTCAAGGCACTGTACTTGTGCAAGGCCTGGCCTTGCCCCAACCCTGTCAACTGCTACATGTCTCGACCCACAGAGAAGAACGTCTTCATCGTCTTCATGCTGGTGGTGGCCGGCGTGTCTCTGCTCCTGTCTGTGTTGGAGCTCTACCACCTTGGCTGGAAGAGTGCTCAGAGGTGCATCCGCAACAAAGTTCTCCAAAAGAACAACTGCAGAGCTGTGACCATTCCAGCATTGGAGCCCCAGACTCCTCCACGGCCCTCGGTCTCCTGCACACCCCCTCCTAACTTCAGCCAGTGCCTGGCACCTCCGGGTTCCATCAACACCATTACCTCCTTGGCCTCACATCCCTTCAACAACAGGATGGCACTCCAGCAGAACTCGGTCAACCTGGCTACCGAGCGACATCACAGCTGTGACAATGTGGAGAACGAAACAGACTTTCTACGGATGAATTATGACCAGGTGCCAACCGAACTCCCCAACAGCTGCTCACCATCATCACTTCTACACTCAGGCTACCTGAGGGACAAACACCGCCTGAGCAAGACAAGCGGAGGCAGCAACCGGGCCCGTCAAGATGATCTGGCAGTATAA